Proteins from one Setaria italica strain Yugu1 chromosome V, Setaria_italica_v2.0, whole genome shotgun sequence genomic window:
- the LOC101775157 gene encoding putative disease resistance protein RGA3 isoform X2, whose amino-acid sequence MDQQEKEFPMTGHLSFRMETFVSAILGDLLSRSISFVIDRCYRQQKGVEVYLLQLRHVLLRIKATVEEAEGRHITNQAMLWQLQVLRETMYKGCYLLDTFTYRILQEQGEIDQCGSQSFALSKFSSAKRFCFSNRRIGAIFQGHGVEDVQKMLGNMHSIIDDMAEFIIFLKSYPPIIREPYSKYLFMEKCMFGRQAEMEKIIRFLLQPEPPGANSLQVLPIIGPPRVGKSTLVEHVCYDERVHNHFSSIILCSGDPSAPEGSDVVKKQSHGSHGRSLIVMELAEDLVLGDRQWRKLYSSSHMPLGSKVIITSRTEDIAKLGTTGAIRLKYLTQEAYWYFFKVMAFGSTDPEVDPELASIAMEIAAELDGSFLGGNVISGILRANQHAQFWRKILKLQRDYVQWHLLLFGEHPHTLLQKKQTAYVWSLSNNSLRFKVLCFKTHSPLIDVPKTTLYEFQARNPEVHRELEVLVWKSRIPPYHSYTMRCELEASQDTMAKKKRPHSTV is encoded by the exons ATGGATCAACAAGAAAAGGAATTCCCTATGACCGGTCATTTAA GTTTCAGAATGGAAACATTCGTTTCTGCAATTCTTGGCGATCTCCTCAGTCGATCAATATCTTTCGTCATCGACAGATGCTACAGGCAGCAGAAGGGTGTGGAGGTCTACCTGCTGCAGCTGCGCCATGTCCTGCTGCGCATCAAGGCCACCGTGGAAGAGGCTGAGGGACGGCACATCACAAACCAAGCGATGCTCTGGCAGCTCCAGGTACTGAGAGAAACGATGTATAAAGGCTGCTACCTGCTTGATACCTTCACATACCGGATACTGCAGGAACAGGGGGAGATTGATCAGTGTGGTAGTCAATCCTTTGCCTTATCCAAATTCAGTTCAGCCAAGCGCTTCTGCTTCTCTAACAGGAGGATAGGCGCGATATTTCAAGGTCATGGGGTGGAGGACGTTCAGAAGATGCTAGGAAACATGCATAGCATCATCGACGATATGGCAGAGTTCATTATATTCTTGAAATCCTATCCTCCCATCATTCGCGAGCCCTATAGCAAGTACTTGTTTATGGAGAAGTGCATGTTTGGCCGCCAGGCAGAGATGGAGAAGATCATCAGATTCTTGTTGCAGCCAGAGCCTCCAGGCGCAAATAGTTTGCAAGTACTTCCGATAATTGGTCCACCGAGAGTTGGCAAAAGCACCCTTGTTGAGCATGTCTGTTACGATGAGAGGGTGCACAATCACTTTTCCTCAATAATTCTGTGCAGCGGAGACCCTAGTGCTCCAGAAGGCAGTGATGTCGTCAAGAAGCAAAGTCATGGCTCACATGGAAGATCACTTATTGTCATGGAGCTTGCTGAGGATTTGGTTCTAGGCGACAGGCAATGGAGAAAGCTGTACTCTTCAAGCCACATGCCACTTGGAAGTAAGGTCATTATCACAAGCAGAACAGAGGATATCGCGAAACTCGGTACAACGGGAGCTATTAGACTGAAATATCTGACTCAAGAAGCTTACTGGTATTTTTTCAAGGTAATGGCCTTTGGAAGCACAGATCCCGAGGTGGACCCGGAGCTAGCATCAATAGCAATGGAAATTGCAGCAGAGCTTGATGGATCTTTCTTGGGCGGAAATGTCATCAGTGGCATTCTAAGAGCTAATCAACATGCGCAATTCTGGCGCAAGATCCTTAAGTTGCAGAGAGATTATGTACAGTGGCATCTCCTCCTCTTTGGTGAACATCCACACACTCTTCTTCAGAAAAAACAGACTGCGTATGTTTGGAGTCTGTCCAACAATTCCTTGAGGTTCAAAGTTCTTTGTTTTAAAACACATTCTCCTCTGATTGATGTTCCAAAGACAACGTTGTATGAGTTCCAAGCAAGAAATCCAGAAGTTCATAGGGAGCTGGAAGTCCTGGTGTGGAAATCTCGCATACCCCCGTACCACAGCTACACTATGAGGTGTGAGTTGGAGGCATCACAAGACACGATGGCTAAGAAGAAGCGACCTCACTCAACGGTGTGA
- the LOC101775157 gene encoding putative disease resistance protein RGA3 isoform X1 yields MSPGRPMDPRCSSTTGLRLRCQPSTGGTPQYLTTANPRSVLFWQLVEATGPGPLIMDSAIVETFVSSSPPCNCKCNGSTRKGIPYDRSFKCYRQQKGVEVYLLQLRHVLLRIKATVEEAEGRHITNQAMLWQLQVLRETMYKGCYLLDTFTYRILQEQGEIDQCGSQSFALSKFSSAKRFCFSNRRIGAIFQGHGVEDVQKMLGNMHSIIDDMAEFIIFLKSYPPIIREPYSKYLFMEKCMFGRQAEMEKIIRFLLQPEPPGANSLQVLPIIGPPRVGKSTLVEHVCYDERVHNHFSSIILCSGDPSAPEGSDVVKKQSHGSHGRSLIVMELAEDLVLGDRQWRKLYSSSHMPLGSKVIITSRTEDIAKLGTTGAIRLKYLTQEAYWYFFKVMAFGSTDPEVDPELASIAMEIAAELDGSFLGGNVISGILRANQHAQFWRKILKLQRDYVQWHLLLFGEHPHTLLQKKQTAYVWSLSNNSLRFKVLCFKTHSPLIDVPKTTLYEFQARNPEVHRELEVLVWKSRIPPYHSYTMRCELEASQDTMAKKKRPHSTV; encoded by the exons ATGTCGCCGGGGCGGCCGATGGACCCACGCTGCTCTTCCACTACGGGGCTTCGCCTTCGCTGCCAGCCTTCCACGGGCGGCACACCTCAGTACCTCACGACGGCCAACCCACGCTCCGTCCTCTTCTGGCAGCTG GTGGAAGCAACAGGCCCTGGGCCATTAATAATGGACAGTGCCATCGTGGAAACTTTTGTGTCTTCATCGCCACCGTGCAATTGCAAATGCAATGGATCAACAAGAAAAGGAATTCCCTATGACCGGTCATTTAA ATGCTACAGGCAGCAGAAGGGTGTGGAGGTCTACCTGCTGCAGCTGCGCCATGTCCTGCTGCGCATCAAGGCCACCGTGGAAGAGGCTGAGGGACGGCACATCACAAACCAAGCGATGCTCTGGCAGCTCCAGGTACTGAGAGAAACGATGTATAAAGGCTGCTACCTGCTTGATACCTTCACATACCGGATACTGCAGGAACAGGGGGAGATTGATCAGTGTGGTAGTCAATCCTTTGCCTTATCCAAATTCAGTTCAGCCAAGCGCTTCTGCTTCTCTAACAGGAGGATAGGCGCGATATTTCAAGGTCATGGGGTGGAGGACGTTCAGAAGATGCTAGGAAACATGCATAGCATCATCGACGATATGGCAGAGTTCATTATATTCTTGAAATCCTATCCTCCCATCATTCGCGAGCCCTATAGCAAGTACTTGTTTATGGAGAAGTGCATGTTTGGCCGCCAGGCAGAGATGGAGAAGATCATCAGATTCTTGTTGCAGCCAGAGCCTCCAGGCGCAAATAGTTTGCAAGTACTTCCGATAATTGGTCCACCGAGAGTTGGCAAAAGCACCCTTGTTGAGCATGTCTGTTACGATGAGAGGGTGCACAATCACTTTTCCTCAATAATTCTGTGCAGCGGAGACCCTAGTGCTCCAGAAGGCAGTGATGTCGTCAAGAAGCAAAGTCATGGCTCACATGGAAGATCACTTATTGTCATGGAGCTTGCTGAGGATTTGGTTCTAGGCGACAGGCAATGGAGAAAGCTGTACTCTTCAAGCCACATGCCACTTGGAAGTAAGGTCATTATCACAAGCAGAACAGAGGATATCGCGAAACTCGGTACAACGGGAGCTATTAGACTGAAATATCTGACTCAAGAAGCTTACTGGTATTTTTTCAAGGTAATGGCCTTTGGAAGCACAGATCCCGAGGTGGACCCGGAGCTAGCATCAATAGCAATGGAAATTGCAGCAGAGCTTGATGGATCTTTCTTGGGCGGAAATGTCATCAGTGGCATTCTAAGAGCTAATCAACATGCGCAATTCTGGCGCAAGATCCTTAAGTTGCAGAGAGATTATGTACAGTGGCATCTCCTCCTCTTTGGTGAACATCCACACACTCTTCTTCAGAAAAAACAGACTGCGTATGTTTGGAGTCTGTCCAACAATTCCTTGAGGTTCAAAGTTCTTTGTTTTAAAACACATTCTCCTCTGATTGATGTTCCAAAGACAACGTTGTATGAGTTCCAAGCAAGAAATCCAGAAGTTCATAGGGAGCTGGAAGTCCTGGTGTGGAAATCTCGCATACCCCCGTACCACAGCTACACTATGAGGTGTGAGTTGGAGGCATCACAAGACACGATGGCTAAGAAGAAGCGACCTCACTCAACGGTGTGA
- the LOC101775157 gene encoding putative disease resistance protein RGA3 isoform X3, translating to MDSAIVETFVSSSPPCNCKCNGSTRKGIPYDRSFKCYRQQKGVEVYLLQLRHVLLRIKATVEEAEGRHITNQAMLWQLQVLRETMYKGCYLLDTFTYRILQEQGEIDQCGSQSFALSKFSSAKRFCFSNRRIGAIFQGHGVEDVQKMLGNMHSIIDDMAEFIIFLKSYPPIIREPYSKYLFMEKCMFGRQAEMEKIIRFLLQPEPPGANSLQVLPIIGPPRVGKSTLVEHVCYDERVHNHFSSIILCSGDPSAPEGSDVVKKQSHGSHGRSLIVMELAEDLVLGDRQWRKLYSSSHMPLGSKVIITSRTEDIAKLGTTGAIRLKYLTQEAYWYFFKVMAFGSTDPEVDPELASIAMEIAAELDGSFLGGNVISGILRANQHAQFWRKILKLQRDYVQWHLLLFGEHPHTLLQKKQTAYVWSLSNNSLRFKVLCFKTHSPLIDVPKTTLYEFQARNPEVHRELEVLVWKSRIPPYHSYTMRCELEASQDTMAKKKRPHSTV from the exons ATGGACAGTGCCATCGTGGAAACTTTTGTGTCTTCATCGCCACCGTGCAATTGCAAATGCAATGGATCAACAAGAAAAGGAATTCCCTATGACCGGTCATTTAA ATGCTACAGGCAGCAGAAGGGTGTGGAGGTCTACCTGCTGCAGCTGCGCCATGTCCTGCTGCGCATCAAGGCCACCGTGGAAGAGGCTGAGGGACGGCACATCACAAACCAAGCGATGCTCTGGCAGCTCCAGGTACTGAGAGAAACGATGTATAAAGGCTGCTACCTGCTTGATACCTTCACATACCGGATACTGCAGGAACAGGGGGAGATTGATCAGTGTGGTAGTCAATCCTTTGCCTTATCCAAATTCAGTTCAGCCAAGCGCTTCTGCTTCTCTAACAGGAGGATAGGCGCGATATTTCAAGGTCATGGGGTGGAGGACGTTCAGAAGATGCTAGGAAACATGCATAGCATCATCGACGATATGGCAGAGTTCATTATATTCTTGAAATCCTATCCTCCCATCATTCGCGAGCCCTATAGCAAGTACTTGTTTATGGAGAAGTGCATGTTTGGCCGCCAGGCAGAGATGGAGAAGATCATCAGATTCTTGTTGCAGCCAGAGCCTCCAGGCGCAAATAGTTTGCAAGTACTTCCGATAATTGGTCCACCGAGAGTTGGCAAAAGCACCCTTGTTGAGCATGTCTGTTACGATGAGAGGGTGCACAATCACTTTTCCTCAATAATTCTGTGCAGCGGAGACCCTAGTGCTCCAGAAGGCAGTGATGTCGTCAAGAAGCAAAGTCATGGCTCACATGGAAGATCACTTATTGTCATGGAGCTTGCTGAGGATTTGGTTCTAGGCGACAGGCAATGGAGAAAGCTGTACTCTTCAAGCCACATGCCACTTGGAAGTAAGGTCATTATCACAAGCAGAACAGAGGATATCGCGAAACTCGGTACAACGGGAGCTATTAGACTGAAATATCTGACTCAAGAAGCTTACTGGTATTTTTTCAAGGTAATGGCCTTTGGAAGCACAGATCCCGAGGTGGACCCGGAGCTAGCATCAATAGCAATGGAAATTGCAGCAGAGCTTGATGGATCTTTCTTGGGCGGAAATGTCATCAGTGGCATTCTAAGAGCTAATCAACATGCGCAATTCTGGCGCAAGATCCTTAAGTTGCAGAGAGATTATGTACAGTGGCATCTCCTCCTCTTTGGTGAACATCCACACACTCTTCTTCAGAAAAAACAGACTGCGTATGTTTGGAGTCTGTCCAACAATTCCTTGAGGTTCAAAGTTCTTTGTTTTAAAACACATTCTCCTCTGATTGATGTTCCAAAGACAACGTTGTATGAGTTCCAAGCAAGAAATCCAGAAGTTCATAGGGAGCTGGAAGTCCTGGTGTGGAAATCTCGCATACCCCCGTACCACAGCTACACTATGAGGTGTGAGTTGGAGGCATCACAAGACACGATGGCTAAGAAGAAGCGACCTCACTCAACGGTGTGA
- the LOC105914473 gene encoding uncharacterized protein LOC105914473 — translation MDAGRANWDDNTTKIFLDLCIDEKNKLNYDKRGLTKRQYKDWRKLKDKSGTGWNNSTRTIDCDDEWWAARIEENEANKHFRGKAFPFYDELTTLFGTTDTEGGPMLCVGGIGDRTPSCGSEDNPDPMADENVDWLEDTVGRSSVGRVSQRSGKEHVVDSPPPKRTKSMEYYVERISESMIQRTMTERNLISREEEEPEGIHDE, via the exons ATGGATGCAGGTCGTGCCAACTGGGATGATAACACTACAAAAATATTCCTAGACCTCTGCATTGATGAGAAGAATAAGCTCAATTACGACAAAAGGGGCCTAACCAAG AGGCAATACAAGGATTGGAGGAAACTGAAGGACAAGAGTGGTACCGGGTGGAACAACAGTACCCGCACCATTGATTGCGATGATGAATGGTGGGCAGCCCGAATTGAG GAGAATGAGGCAAACAAACATTTCCGTGGCAAGGCGTTTCCATTCTATGATGAGTTAACCACTCTTTTCGGGACAACGGACACTGAAGGCGGTCCAATGTTGTGTGTTGGTGGAATTGGAGATAGAACACCAAGCTGTGGAAGTGAAGACAACCCTGACCCAATGGCGGATGAAAATGTTGACTGGTTGGAGGACACTGTTGGACGGTCTAGTGTGGGTCGTGTGTCGCAAAGGTCAGGAAAGGAGCATGTTGTTGATAGCCCACCACCCAAGAGAACTAAGAGCATGGAGTACTATGTCGAGCGTATATCTGAGAGCATGATTCAAAGGACTATGACTGAAAGAAATCTAATCAGccgtgaggaagaggag CCTGAAGGTATTCATGATGAATGA
- the LOC101772309 gene encoding inorganic pyrophosphatase 1, with translation MAGIIVVFDFDKTIIDVDSDNWVVDSLGFTEEFERLLPTMPWNDLMDAMMGKIHAAGRTLDDVAAALRAVPIDPRVPAAIRAACALGCDLRVLSDANAFFIDTVLDHHGLRGCFTEVNTNPSRVDADGRLRIGPYHAAPHGCGVGTCPPNMCKGQVLDRILREAAAGGGRKRVIYLGDGRGDYCPSLRLAREDFVMPRRGFPVWDLICEDPARVQAEVHPWADGAEMEATLLGLVRRVLVEDAAALLPLDCKLESSIPVTAAQDGMPIMPLGVKN, from the coding sequence ATGGCCGGGATCATCGTGGTGTTCGACTTCGACAAGACCATCATCGACGTCGACAGCGACAACTGGGTCGTCGACAGCCTCGGCTTCACGGAGGAGTTCGAGCGCCTCCTCCCCACCATGCCGTGGAACGACCTCATGGACGCCATGATGGGGAAGATCCACGCTGCGGGGAGGACCCTGGACGacgtcgcggcggcgctgcgcgcgGTGCCCATCGACCCGCGCGTCCCCGCCGCGATCCGTGCGGCGTGCGCGCTCGGGTGCGACCTGCGCGTCCTCAGCGACGCCAACGCCTTCTTCATCGACACAGTCCTCGACCACCACGGCCTCCGGGGCTGCTTCACCGAGGTCAACACCAACCCGAGCCGCGTCGACGCCGACGGCCGCCTCCGCATCGGGCCATACCACGCCGCCCCGCACGGCTGCGGCGTCGGCACCTGCCCGCCCAACATGTGCAAGGGCCAGGTGCTCGACCGCATCCtccgcgaggcggcggcgggtggggggAGGAAGCGCGTCATCTACctcggcgacggccgcggcgactACTGCCCGTcgctgcggctggcgcgggAGGACTTCGTGATGCCGCGCAGGGGGTTCCCCGTGTGGGACCTCATCTGCGAGGACCCCGCGCGGGTGCAGGCCGAGGTGCACCCCTGGGCCGACGGCGCCGAGATGGAGGCCACGCTGCTGGGGCTCGTCAGGAGGGTGCTCGTCGAGGACGCCGCGGCGCTGCTGCCGCTCGACTGCAAGCTCGAGTCCAGCATTCCCGTCACCGCCGCGCAGGACGGCATGCCCATCATGCCGCTCGGCGTCAAGAATTGA
- the LOC101773537 gene encoding binding partner of ACD11 1, with translation MFSTVKVSNVSLEAVQCDIKKFFSFSGDIVHVEMQSGDELSQVAYITFKDNEGAEMAMLVTGATIVDMAVIVTPATDYELPPKDTKPSALQKAEDIVGTMLAKGFILGRDALDKAKALDEKHQLTSTATARVSSFDKRIGLSEKISVGTSAVNDKVKEMDQKYQVSKKTKSALAAAEQSVSIAGSAIMKNRYVLTGAAWVTGAFSKVTSAANDVGAKAKEKIAAEQEHKNVEGGSAAQPDIPEGPTTHREVDGEFAKIHVSETPEDIPSPLWRLSLLLSMRSPARRLHPLMLLKSRNLLTD, from the exons ATGTTTAGTACTGTCAAGGTTAGCAATGTGTCCCTGGAAGCAGTACAGTGTGATATAAAgaaattcttttctttttctggtgACATTGTGCATGTTGAAATGCAGAG TGGCGATGAGCTGTCTCAAGTTGCCTACATTACTTTTAAAGACAATGAAGGAGCTGAGATGGCAATGCTTGTTACg GGGGCCACGATAGTTGATATGGCTGTCATTGTCACGCCTGCCACTGATTATGAGCTACCA CCCAAAGACACAAAACCTTCTGCCCTCCAAAAGGCCGAGGACATTGTTGGGACCATGCTGGCGAAAGGATTTATCCTTGGTAGGGATGCACTGGACAAAGCAAAAGCTCTGGATGAGAAGCATCAGCTTACATCAACTGCTACTGCTAGAGTATCTTCCTTCGACAAGAGAATTGGTCTAAGTGAGAAGATCAGTGTTGGTACTTCAGCTGTCAATGATAAAGTGAAGGAAATGGATCAGAAGTACCAAGTCTCTAAGAAGACAAAGTCAGCACTGGCAGCTGCTGAACAGAGCGTCTCGATTGCTGGATCCGCCATCATGAAGAACAGATATGTCCTCACCGGGGCAGCATGGGTAACTGGTGCCTTCAGCAAGGTGACCAGTGCAGCCAACGATGTTGGTGCAAAGGCTAAGGAGAAAATAGCAGCTGAGCAGGAGCACAAGAATGTTGAGGGTGGGTCTGCAGCACAACCAGACATCCCAGAAGGCCCAACAACACACAGGGAAGTGGACGGTGAATTTGCAAAGATACATGTGTCTGAAACCCCTGAAGATATCCCATCTCCACTGTGGCGACTGTCCCTGCTGTTATCAATGAGGAGCCCAGCAAGGCGTCTCCACCCGCTGATGCTCCTAAAAAGCCGGAACCTGCTCACGGATTGA
- the LOC111255660 gene encoding disease resistance protein RGA2-like has product MGVEEYLPWLRRVLLRIQATVEDADGRHITNEAMLRQLQMLREAMYKGFYLLDAFTYRMLQQQRDNDDQVGDHPLSIFCPVKRLCFSARRMNMVFQGDGVKEVQETLGNLHNIIHDMAEFTVFLKCYPHISREPYNKYLFLEKCMFGRQAEMDKIMGFLLKPEPPGAQGLQVLPIIGQPRVGKSTLVEHVCYDERVHNHFSSIILYSGDPTAAPEGSGVVKKQTDGSNGRSLVVMELPDGLAIEERQFRKLYSSRSHMPPGSKVIITSRSENIMKLGTTGAITLNFLSQEAYWYFFKVMAFGSTDPDEHPELASIAMDIAAGLEGSFLAANVICGFLRANMHNRFWRKILELERNCLEKNILLFGKRPQTLLRKNQIAYVWSLSNTSSIWVKVLLYETHSPANEVPKTMLHDVQIQTISAKAYRKLDVLVWRSRIPPYHNYTMRCEIEAAQEMMSKKKRPHSMV; this is encoded by the coding sequence ATGGGTGTGGAGGAGTACTTGCCATGGCTGCGCCGTGTCCTGCTGCGAATCCAGGCCACTGTGGAGGATGCCGACGGGCGGCATATCACAAACGAAGCTATGCTCCGGCAGCTCCAGATGCTGAGAGAAGCGATGTACAAAGGCTTCTACCTGCTTGATGCTTTCACGTATCGGATGCTTCAGCAACAGAGGGACAACGACGATCAGGTTGGTGATCACCCCTTGTCCATATTTTGTCCAGTCAAGCGCTTGTGCTTCTCTGCCAGGAGGATGAACATGGTATTTCAAGGTGATGGGGTAAAGGAGGTTCAGGAGACGCTAGGAAACCTGCATAACATCATCCACGATATGGCAGAGTTCACCGTCTTCTTGAAATGCTATCCTCACATCAGCCGTGAGCCTTACAACAAGTACTTGTTTCTGGAGAAGTGCATGTTTGGCCGCCAAGCAGAGATGGACAAGATCATGGGATTCTTGTTAAAGCCAGAGCCTCCAGGAGCTCAGGGTTTGCAAGTGCTTCCTATAATTGGTCAGCCAAGAGTTGGGAAAAGCACTCTCGTTGAGCATGTCTGTTACGATGAGAGGGTGCACAATCACTTCTCTTCGATAATTCTATACAGTGGTGATCCTACTGCTGCTCCAGAAGGTAGTGGTGTAGTGAAGAAGCAAACTGATGGATCAAATGGAAGGTCACTTGTTGTCATGGAGCTTCCTGATGGTTTGGCTATAGAGGAGAGGCAATTCAGAAAGTTATATTCTTCAAGAAGCCACATGCCACCTGGAAGTAAAGTAATTATCACAAGCAGATCAGAGAATATCATGAAACTTGGAACTACTGGAGCTATTACACTGAATTTTCTGTCTCAAGAAGCTTACTGGTACTTCTTCAAGGTGATGGCTTTTGGAAGCACAGATCCTGATGAGCACCCAGAGTTAGCATCGATAGCAATGGACATTGCAGCAGGGCTAGAAGGATCTTTCTTGGCCGCAAATGTCATCTGTGGCTTTCTGAGAGCTAATATGCACAATAGATTTTGGCGCAAGATCCTCGAATTGGAGAGAAACTGTTTAGAGAAGAACATCCTCCTTTTTGGCAAACGTCCACAGACTCTTCTTCGGAAAAACCAAATTGCATATGTTTGGAGCCTGTCCAACACTTCCTCCATTTGGGTCAAAGTTCTTTTATATGAAACACATTCTCCTGCAAATGAAGTTCCAAAGACAATGTTGCATGACGTCCAAATCCAAACTATAAGTGCAAAAGCATACAGGAAGCTGGATGTCCTGGTGTGGAGATCTCGCATACCCCCATACCATAACTACACTATGAGGTGTGAGATAGAGGCAGCACAAGAGATGATGTCCAAGAAGAAGCGGCCTCACTCCATGGTGTAA
- the LOC101774345 gene encoding probable serine acetyltransferase 1: MTAGQPLHTDPPQPQRARHHSGGPPAALDAGVVPSHPPPESDGDESWVWSQIKAEARRDADAEPALASFLYATVLSHPSLDRSLAFHLANKLCSSTLLSTLLYDLFVASLAAHPSIRAAAVADLIAARSRDPACAGFAHCLLNYKGFLAVQAHRVAHVLWAQSRRALALALQSRVAEVFAVDIHPAAAIGKGILLDHATGVVIGETAIVGDNVSILHHVTLGGTGKAVGDRHPKIGDGVLIGAGATILGNVRIGAGAKVGAGSVVLIDVPPRSTAVGNPARLIGGKKGEDVMPGESMDHTSFIQQWSDYII; the protein is encoded by the coding sequence atgaCGGCCGGCCAGCCGCTCCACACCGACCCGCCCCAGCCCCAGCGGGCGCGGCACCACAGCGgcggcccgccggcggcgctggACGCGGGCGTCGTGCCGTCGCACCCTCCGCCCGAGTCCGACGGCGACGAGTCCTGGGTGTGGTCCCAGATCAAGGCCGAGGCCCGGCGCGACGCGGACGCCGAGCCGGCGCTGGCGTCGTTCCTCTACGCCACCGTGCTGTCCCACCCGTCCCTCGACCGCTCCCTCGCCTTCCACCTCGCCAACAAGCTCTGCTCCTCCACGCTGCTCTCCACGCTCCTGTACGACCTCTTCGTCGCCTCGCTCGCCGCGCACCCGtccatccgcgccgccgccgtcgctgacCTCATCGCCGCGCGGTCCAGGGACCCGGCCTGCGCGGGCTTCGCGCACTGCCTCCTCAACTACAAGGGTTTCCTCGCCGTGCAGGCGCACCGCGTCGCGCACGTCTTGTGGGCACAGAGCCGCCGCGCGCTGGCGCTCGCGCTCCAGTCCCGCGTCGCCGAGGTCTTCGCCGTCGACATCCACCCGGCCGCGGCGATCGGGAAGGGCATCCTGCTGGACCACGCCACGGGCGTCGTCATCGGCGAGACCGCCATCGTGGGCGACAACGTCTCCATCCTCCACCACGTGACGCTGGGCGGGACGGGGAAGGCGGTGGGCGACCGGCACCCCAAGATCGGGGACGGCGTGCTCATCGGTGCCGGCGCCACCATCCTGGGCAACGTGAGGATCGGGGCCGGGGCCAAGGTCGGCGCCGGGTCGGTGGTGCTCATCGACGTGCCGCCCAGGAGCACCGCGGTGGGGAACCCCGCGAGGCTGATCGGCGGGAAGAAGGGCGAGGACGTCATGCCCGGGGAGTCCATGGACCACACCTCCTTCATACAGCAGTGGTCCGACTACATCATTTGA